The following proteins are encoded in a genomic region of Variovorax paradoxus:
- the yaaA gene encoding peroxide stress protein YaaA yields MLFLLSPAKSLDYDTPVPDEIPATRPHFEAPRGPSVELIKLLREKSPQQISELMHLSDKLSTLNVARYQAWAGKSTPKNARQAAFAFDGDVYGGLDARSLTPAQLAWAQEHVCILSGLYGLLRPLDLLQPYRLEMGTPLANGHGKDLYAFWSSRIAEHLNERLAADRTPVVVNVASQEYFKSVDRKALKARVVECVFEEWKGDRYKIVSFYAKRARGLLARWAVLHKAATPKALEKFDLEGYGFDAEVSKADRLVFRRKT; encoded by the coding sequence ATGCTGTTTCTGCTCTCCCCTGCGAAGTCGCTCGACTACGACACGCCCGTTCCCGATGAAATCCCCGCCACCCGACCCCATTTCGAGGCTCCCCGCGGCCCTTCGGTCGAACTGATCAAGCTGCTGCGCGAAAAATCGCCGCAGCAGATTTCCGAACTCATGCACCTGTCGGACAAGCTCTCCACCCTCAACGTGGCGCGCTACCAGGCCTGGGCCGGTAAAAGCACGCCGAAGAACGCCCGCCAGGCCGCTTTCGCATTCGACGGCGACGTCTACGGGGGCCTCGATGCCCGCTCGCTCACCCCGGCTCAGCTGGCTTGGGCGCAGGAGCACGTGTGCATCCTGAGCGGCCTCTATGGCCTTTTGCGGCCGCTCGACCTGCTGCAGCCCTACCGGCTGGAGATGGGCACGCCGCTTGCCAACGGCCATGGCAAGGACCTGTATGCCTTCTGGAGCTCGCGCATTGCAGAGCACCTCAACGAGCGTCTAGCCGCAGACCGCACACCCGTGGTGGTCAATGTCGCCTCGCAGGAATACTTCAAGTCGGTCGACCGGAAGGCGCTCAAGGCGCGCGTGGTCGAATGCGTGTTCGAGGAATGGAAGGGCGACAGGTACAAGATCGTGAGCTTCTACGCCAAGCGCGCGCGCGGCCTGCTCGCACGCTGGGCCGTGCTGCACAAGGCCGCCACGCCCAAGGCGCTGGAAAAATTCGATCTCGAAGGTTATGGTTTCGACGCCGAGGTGTCGAAAGCCGACAGGCTGGTATTCCGAAGGAAGACTTGA
- a CDS encoding LysR substrate-binding domain-containing protein: MNLHFDLFDLKLFVYVADARSLTRGAEKACISLAAASTRIKQMEEAVGGKLLHRSAQGVTLTAAGQAVLYHAKRVMQQMEHLRCDMQDFGKGIKGHVRVFANTTSITEYLPQKLAGFLTQHPAVQVDLREYLSEEIVRAVADGEADIGILAGDVHTGEFDARPFGRNQLVLVVPATHPLAGAASVAFADTLDEQHVGLHHGSAIHRFLQRRAELAGRGFNPRIQVSSFEAICLMIEAGVGVGVLPASSAQRLSMAMRISTVALSDAWAERELKLIARNREQLPASARELFDHLVAP; the protein is encoded by the coding sequence GTGAACCTGCATTTCGACCTGTTCGACCTGAAACTGTTCGTCTACGTGGCGGATGCGCGCAGCCTCACGCGCGGCGCCGAGAAAGCCTGCATCTCGCTGGCGGCGGCCTCCACCCGCATCAAGCAGATGGAAGAGGCCGTGGGCGGCAAGCTGCTCCATCGCAGCGCGCAGGGCGTGACGCTCACGGCCGCGGGGCAGGCCGTGCTGTATCACGCCAAGCGCGTGATGCAGCAGATGGAGCACCTGCGCTGCGACATGCAGGATTTCGGCAAGGGCATCAAGGGCCATGTGCGCGTGTTTGCCAACACCACGTCCATCACCGAATACCTGCCGCAGAAGCTCGCCGGTTTTCTCACGCAGCACCCCGCCGTGCAGGTCGATTTGCGTGAATACCTGAGCGAAGAAATCGTGCGCGCGGTGGCCGACGGCGAGGCCGACATCGGCATTCTGGCCGGCGACGTGCACACCGGCGAGTTCGATGCACGACCGTTCGGCCGCAACCAGCTCGTGCTGGTGGTGCCCGCCACGCACCCTCTCGCGGGCGCGGCCTCGGTGGCCTTTGCAGACACGCTCGACGAGCAGCACGTGGGCCTGCACCACGGCAGCGCCATCCACCGCTTTCTGCAGCGCCGCGCCGAGCTGGCGGGCCGGGGCTTCAATCCGCGCATCCAGGTCAGCAGCTTCGAGGCGATCTGCCTGATGATCGAAGCGGGCGTGGGCGTCGGCGTGCTGCCGGCCTCGTCGGCACAGCGGCTGTCGATGGCGATGCGGATTTCAACCGTCGCCCTCAGCGATGCCTGGGCGGAGCGCGAGCTCAAGCTCATCGCGCGCAACCGCGAACAACTGCCGGCCTCGGCGCGCGAGCTGTTCGACCACCTCGTCGCGCCTTAG
- a CDS encoding alpha/beta fold hydrolase, which produces MKLQANGLQIEVEDTGGEGRPVALLIMGLGMQLVGWPQAFVQSLVDAGFRVVRHDNRDIGLSQGFDHAGTGNIVWESIRQRLGLQVRSAYTLQDMARDSLGVLDALGIKHAHVIGASMGGMIAQHLAAEAPDRVTSLVSIMSSSGARGLPGPKSDVAAMLLRRPLGGGEAELVAHSVRLLRLIQSPAYPQSTEELTERLTFSMRRAYRPAGMFRQMLAIGADSRRPEVLPRIKCPTLVLHGEADALVPMACGQDTAKRIPGSKFISIPGMGHDLPPEVCAILVNHIAPFLHAAEEHHKP; this is translated from the coding sequence ATGAAGCTCCAGGCCAACGGATTGCAGATCGAGGTCGAAGACACCGGCGGCGAGGGCCGCCCGGTGGCCTTGCTGATCATGGGTCTGGGCATGCAGCTCGTCGGCTGGCCGCAAGCTTTCGTGCAGTCGCTGGTGGACGCCGGGTTTCGCGTGGTGCGCCACGACAACCGCGATATCGGCCTGAGCCAAGGCTTCGACCATGCGGGCACCGGCAACATCGTGTGGGAGAGCATTCGCCAACGCCTCGGCCTGCAGGTGCGGTCGGCCTACACGCTGCAAGACATGGCGCGCGATTCGCTGGGCGTGCTCGACGCACTGGGCATCAAGCATGCGCACGTCATCGGTGCCTCGATGGGCGGCATGATCGCGCAGCACCTGGCCGCCGAAGCACCCGACCGCGTCACCAGCCTCGTGAGCATCATGAGCTCCAGCGGCGCGCGCGGCCTGCCCGGGCCCAAAAGCGACGTGGCCGCCATGCTGCTGCGCCGACCGCTGGGTGGCGGCGAGGCCGAACTGGTGGCGCACAGCGTCAGGCTGCTCAGGCTCATCCAAAGCCCCGCCTATCCGCAAAGCACCGAGGAACTCACCGAGCGCCTCACCTTCAGCATGCGGCGCGCCTACCGCCCGGCCGGCATGTTCCGCCAGATGCTCGCCATTGGCGCCGATTCGCGCCGGCCCGAAGTGCTGCCGCGCATCAAGTGCCCGACGCTGGTGCTGCACGGCGAAGCCGATGCGCTGGTGCCGATGGCGTGCGGGCAAGACACCGCCAAGCGCATTCCAGGCTCGAAGTTCATCAGCATTCCCGGCATGGGCCACGACCTGCCGCCCGAGGTGTGCGCCATTCTCGTCAATCACATCGCCCCGTTCCTGCACGCGGCCGAAGAACACCACAAGCCATGA
- a CDS encoding SDR family NAD(P)-dependent oxidoreductase, producing the protein MVEGKVVVVTGAGGGIGRDIALAMAKSGAKVVVNDIGAALDGEGGSAGPAQQVVDEIRAAGGQAVPNTDSVAEAASAARIVECAVESFGRIDAVINNAGILRDRFFHKMSVDEWDAVIKVHLYGAYYVSRAAATHFKEQNSGAMVHMTSTSGLIGNYGQANYAAAKLGIAALSKSIALDMLKFNVRSNCIAPFAWSRMIGAIPTDTDEQRARVDKIKQMTPAKVAPLAVYLASDAAGAVNGQIFSVRNNEISLISQPRPVRSIHRSEGWTPESIAEHAMPAMRASFYPLDRSADVFSWDPV; encoded by the coding sequence ATGGTTGAAGGAAAAGTAGTTGTCGTCACCGGCGCGGGCGGCGGCATCGGCCGCGACATCGCGCTGGCCATGGCCAAGAGCGGCGCCAAGGTGGTGGTCAATGACATCGGCGCCGCGCTCGACGGCGAAGGCGGCAGCGCCGGCCCCGCGCAGCAGGTGGTCGACGAAATCCGCGCCGCGGGCGGCCAGGCCGTCCCCAACACCGACAGCGTGGCCGAGGCGGCCAGCGCGGCGCGCATCGTCGAATGCGCGGTCGAGAGCTTCGGCCGCATCGACGCCGTGATCAATAACGCCGGCATCCTGCGCGACCGCTTCTTCCACAAGATGTCGGTCGACGAATGGGACGCCGTGATCAAGGTGCACCTCTACGGCGCCTACTACGTGAGCCGCGCCGCGGCCACGCACTTCAAGGAGCAGAACTCGGGCGCCATGGTGCACATGACCTCGACCTCGGGTCTCATCGGCAACTACGGCCAGGCCAACTACGCCGCGGCCAAGCTCGGGATCGCGGCGCTGTCGAAGTCGATTGCGCTCGACATGCTCAAGTTCAACGTGCGTTCCAACTGCATCGCACCCTTCGCATGGAGCCGCATGATCGGCGCCATTCCCACCGACACCGACGAGCAGCGCGCCCGCGTCGACAAGATCAAGCAGATGACGCCCGCCAAGGTGGCGCCGCTCGCCGTGTACCTTGCGAGCGATGCGGCCGGCGCGGTCAACGGCCAGATCTTTTCGGTGCGCAACAACGAGATTTCGCTCATCAGCCAGCCGCGGCCGGTGCGCTCCATCCACCGCTCCGAAGGCTGGACGCCGGAGAGCATTGCCGAGCACGCCATGCCCGCCATGCGCGCGAGCTTCTATCCGCTGGACCGCTCGGCGGACGTGTTCAGCTGGGACCCGGTCTGA
- a CDS encoding acyl-CoA dehydrogenase, whose protein sequence is MDIESLSAMREAALDYFVRSRSIQRRRERMERPGADEAQGWSALAELGWTGMLAPELAGGLALGLTGAAQILRAAGEHVAPEPLLAVAGLSALLLAQLDSPRAQTLLAELVAGRSLPALAWQESAGDLSAVPLACGCEPRAGHADGVLLQGEKLMVLPGAAASGWLVSARGSDDAVLLWVPRGTAGVSETLMPLVDGSQAASLRFEQVELPPDAVLAEGPGAQEALRHALAAGQILQAAELLGVGQAMLTQTLAYLRTRSQFGKPIGSFQALQHRCVDMFIHLEVAQASLAEVLALAGQGLAAERLEAEASRVNARCTAAALQVSRAAVQLHGAIGYTQECDLSLYYKRTLCLSAWLGNVTAHQRRHAMLAEGGDPRTGEAEWQGEFPRMADWSAMPEAEFRRMVRGFLQQRYPQPLRYLSHRARWSEIRDWYLTLSEQGWIAPAWPQAHGGMGLPADKLIAWIEELEQYGVARTPDQGIVMIGPLLIQHGTPEQQGRFLPRILSGEHVWCQGYSEPNAGSDLAGLRTEAVAGHDAEGDHFIVNGQKIWTTLAQDANHIFMLVRTDKAARKQEGISFLLCDLRTPGITVRPIHTLSGEPEFCEVFFDNVRVPAENLVGKLHGGWTIAKALLGFERIFLGSPKQSQYALGQLARLAEARRLFADPVFAQRFAALRLDVLDLSAAYTGFADIVRAGKPLPASVSLLKIWASETYHRIGALLVEAGEEQGAVAGDQVLDGQSFNVLSPLIGSTAAMIYGGTNEIQRNILARQVLDLAV, encoded by the coding sequence ATGGATATCGAATCACTCTCCGCCATGCGCGAGGCCGCGCTCGACTACTTCGTTCGCAGCCGCTCAATCCAGCGGCGGCGCGAGCGCATGGAGCGGCCCGGTGCCGATGAAGCCCAGGGCTGGAGCGCGCTCGCCGAATTGGGCTGGACCGGCATGCTGGCGCCCGAGCTGGCGGGCGGCCTGGCGCTGGGCCTCACGGGCGCCGCGCAAATCCTGCGGGCCGCGGGCGAACACGTGGCGCCCGAACCGCTGCTGGCCGTCGCGGGCCTCAGCGCGCTGCTTCTCGCGCAGCTCGACTCGCCGCGTGCGCAAACCCTGCTCGCGGAACTCGTTGCCGGCCGCAGCCTGCCGGCGCTCGCCTGGCAAGAGAGCGCAGGCGACCTGAGCGCCGTGCCACTGGCCTGCGGCTGCGAGCCGCGCGCGGGGCATGCCGACGGCGTGTTGCTGCAGGGCGAAAAACTCATGGTGCTGCCCGGCGCTGCGGCCAGCGGCTGGCTGGTGTCGGCGAGGGGCAGCGACGATGCGGTACTGCTGTGGGTGCCGCGCGGCACGGCCGGGGTCAGCGAAACCCTGATGCCGTTGGTGGATGGAAGCCAGGCCGCGAGCCTGCGCTTTGAACAAGTGGAGCTGCCGCCGGACGCGGTGCTGGCCGAGGGGCCCGGCGCGCAGGAGGCGCTGCGCCATGCGCTCGCAGCCGGGCAGATCCTGCAGGCCGCCGAGCTGCTGGGCGTGGGGCAGGCCATGCTCACCCAGACGCTGGCCTACCTGCGCACACGCTCGCAGTTCGGCAAGCCCATCGGCAGCTTCCAGGCGCTGCAGCACCGCTGCGTGGACATGTTCATTCATCTCGAAGTGGCGCAAGCCTCGTTGGCGGAGGTGCTGGCGCTGGCGGGCCAGGGGCTTGCTGCCGAACGGCTCGAAGCCGAAGCCAGCCGCGTGAATGCCCGCTGTACCGCCGCGGCACTGCAGGTCTCGCGCGCGGCGGTGCAGCTGCATGGCGCCATCGGCTACACGCAGGAGTGCGACCTGAGCCTGTACTACAAGCGCACGCTGTGCCTTTCGGCGTGGCTCGGCAATGTCACGGCGCACCAGCGCCGCCATGCGATGCTGGCCGAAGGTGGGGACCCGCGAACGGGCGAGGCCGAATGGCAAGGCGAATTTCCGCGCATGGCCGACTGGAGCGCCATGCCCGAGGCGGAGTTCCGCCGCATGGTGCGCGGCTTTCTGCAGCAGCGGTACCCGCAGCCGCTGCGCTACCTTTCGCACCGAGCCCGCTGGAGCGAGATACGCGACTGGTATCTCACGCTCTCGGAACAAGGTTGGATCGCACCGGCCTGGCCGCAGGCGCACGGCGGCATGGGGCTTCCGGCCGACAAGCTCATTGCATGGATCGAGGAACTCGAGCAGTACGGGGTCGCGCGCACGCCCGACCAGGGCATCGTGATGATCGGGCCGCTGTTGATCCAGCACGGCACGCCAGAGCAGCAGGGCCGTTTTCTGCCGCGCATCCTGAGCGGTGAGCATGTGTGGTGCCAGGGCTATTCGGAGCCCAACGCCGGCTCCGACCTGGCCGGGCTGCGCACCGAAGCCGTGGCGGGGCACGACGCGGAGGGCGATCACTTCATCGTCAATGGCCAGAAGATCTGGACCACGCTGGCGCAGGACGCCAACCACATCTTCATGCTGGTGCGCACCGACAAGGCCGCGCGCAAGCAGGAGGGCATCAGCTTTCTGCTGTGCGACTTGCGCACGCCGGGCATCACGGTGCGGCCGATCCACACGCTCTCGGGCGAGCCCGAGTTCTGCGAGGTGTTCTTCGACAACGTGCGCGTACCGGCCGAAAACCTGGTCGGCAAGCTGCACGGCGGCTGGACCATCGCCAAGGCGCTGCTGGGCTTCGAGCGCATCTTTCTCGGCAGCCCCAAGCAGTCGCAATACGCCCTGGGACAGCTCGCGCGGCTGGCAGAGGCGCGGCGCCTCTTTGCCGACCCGGTGTTCGCGCAGCGCTTTGCGGCGCTGCGGCTCGACGTGCTCGACCTGTCGGCCGCGTACACGGGCTTTGCCGACATCGTGCGTGCGGGCAAGCCGCTGCCCGCGTCGGTGTCGCTGCTGAAGATATGGGCCAGCGAAACCTACCACCGCATCGGTGCGCTGCTGGTCGAGGCTGGGGAAGAGCAGGGCGCCGTGGCCGGCGACCAGGTGCTCGACGGGCAGAGCTTCAACGTGCTGTCGCCATTGATCGGCTCGACGGCCGCAATGATCTACGGCGGCACCAACGAGATCCAGCGGAACATCCTCGCTCGGCAGGTGCTCGATCTGGCAGTTTGA
- a CDS encoding acyl-CoA dehydrogenase family protein has product MNNSNDARFSDIRDAVRDLCAEFPNEYFRKIDEARGYPAEFVDALTKAGWMAALIPQAYGGSGLGLTEASVIMEEINRCGGNSGACHGQMYNMGTLLRHGSEAQKREYLPRIATGELRLQSMGVTEPSTGTDTTKIKTTAVKKGDRYVINGQKVWISRIQHSDLMILLARTTPLADVKKKSEGMSIFIVDLREAIGKGMTVRPILNMVNHETNELFFENLEIPAENLIGEEGQGFKYILDGLNAERTLIAAECIGDGYWFIDKVTAYTKERVVFGRPIGQNQGVQFPIAEAFIEIEAANLMRYEACRLFDAREPCGAQANMAKYLAAKASWEAANACLQFHGGFGFACEYDIERKFRETRLYQVAPISTNLILSYVAEHMLGLPRSF; this is encoded by the coding sequence GTGAACAACAGCAACGACGCCCGTTTTTCCGACATTCGCGACGCCGTGCGCGACCTGTGCGCCGAGTTTCCCAACGAATACTTCCGCAAGATCGACGAGGCGCGCGGCTACCCCGCCGAGTTCGTCGACGCGCTCACCAAGGCGGGCTGGATGGCCGCGCTCATTCCGCAGGCGTACGGCGGCTCCGGCCTCGGGCTGACCGAAGCCTCGGTCATCATGGAAGAGATCAACCGCTGCGGCGGCAACTCGGGTGCCTGCCACGGCCAGATGTACAACATGGGCACGCTGCTGCGCCACGGCAGCGAGGCCCAGAAGCGCGAATACCTGCCACGCATCGCCACCGGTGAGCTGCGCCTGCAGTCGATGGGCGTGACCGAGCCCAGCACCGGCACCGACACCACCAAGATCAAGACCACGGCCGTGAAGAAAGGCGACCGCTACGTGATCAACGGGCAGAAGGTGTGGATCTCGCGCATCCAGCATTCGGACCTGATGATCCTGCTGGCGCGCACCACGCCGCTCGCGGACGTGAAGAAGAAGTCCGAGGGCATGTCGATCTTCATCGTCGACCTGCGAGAAGCCATCGGCAAGGGCATGACCGTGCGGCCCATCCTCAACATGGTCAACCACGAGACCAACGAGCTGTTCTTCGAGAACCTCGAGATTCCCGCCGAGAACCTGATCGGCGAAGAAGGCCAGGGCTTCAAGTACATCCTCGACGGGCTCAATGCCGAACGCACGCTGATTGCGGCCGAATGCATCGGCGACGGCTACTGGTTCATCGACAAAGTCACCGCCTACACCAAGGAACGCGTGGTGTTCGGCCGGCCCATCGGCCAGAACCAGGGCGTGCAGTTTCCGATTGCCGAGGCCTTCATCGAGATCGAGGCCGCGAACCTCATGCGCTATGAAGCCTGCCGCCTGTTCGATGCGCGCGAGCCCTGCGGCGCGCAGGCCAACATGGCCAAGTACCTGGCGGCCAAGGCCAGCTGGGAGGCGGCCAATGCCTGCCTGCAGTTCCATGGCGGCTTCGGTTTTGCGTGCGAATACGACATCGAGCGCAAGTTCCGCGAGACGCGGCTCTACCAGGTGGCGCCGATCTCGACCAACCTCATCCTGAGCTATGTGGCGGAGCACATGCTCGGCCTTCCACGTTCGTTCTGA
- a CDS encoding MmgE/PrpD family protein, which produces MTASNHPSQVLATFAAELKFADIPAPVLRRTEDLMLDWLGSVLAARTARPVRSIERFAQMMGPADGPSEILTSRRTSSPVFAALVNAAASHYVEQDDVHNGSVFHPAAVVIAPALAVAQSIGASGAQLLTAVVAGYEVGIRVGEFLGRSHYKTFHTTATAGTLAAAAAVGLLLNLTPQRMLHAFGSAGTQSAGLWEFLRDAADSKQLHCAHAAASGLMSAYLAQDGFTGAAKVLEGAQGLGVGMSSDADPARLTDRLGTRWALAETSFKFHASCRHTHPAADALLQVMTQHKLKPADVTRVTTHVHQGAIDVLGRVTVPATVHQGKFSMGTVLGLIAVHGRAGLGEFDRDFLAPEVAAFRDKVAMQLDAEVDTAYPARWIGKVSVETADGRTLQGRVDEPKGDPGNTLSRAEIEDKMQRLAHYGEGATADEAKALCQRIWQLADAPRVERWLP; this is translated from the coding sequence ATGACCGCTTCGAACCATCCGAGCCAGGTGCTCGCCACCTTTGCGGCCGAACTGAAGTTCGCGGACATCCCCGCACCCGTGCTGCGCCGCACCGAAGACCTGATGCTCGACTGGCTGGGCTCGGTGCTCGCGGCGCGCACGGCGCGGCCGGTGCGCAGCATCGAGCGCTTCGCGCAGATGATGGGGCCCGCCGATGGGCCGAGCGAAATACTCACTTCGCGTCGCACCAGCTCGCCGGTGTTTGCCGCGCTCGTCAATGCGGCGGCCTCGCACTACGTGGAACAGGACGATGTGCACAACGGCTCGGTGTTCCACCCCGCGGCCGTGGTCATTGCGCCCGCCCTGGCCGTGGCGCAGAGCATCGGAGCCAGCGGCGCGCAGTTGCTGACCGCGGTGGTGGCGGGCTACGAGGTCGGCATCCGTGTCGGCGAGTTCCTGGGACGCTCGCACTACAAGACCTTTCACACCACCGCGACGGCGGGCACGCTCGCCGCTGCTGCGGCGGTGGGTCTTCTTCTGAACCTCACGCCGCAGCGGATGCTGCATGCCTTCGGCTCGGCCGGCACGCAATCGGCCGGACTGTGGGAGTTCCTGCGCGATGCCGCGGATTCGAAGCAGCTGCACTGCGCGCATGCGGCCGCCAGCGGTTTGATGTCGGCGTACCTGGCGCAGGACGGCTTCACGGGCGCCGCGAAAGTGCTCGAGGGCGCGCAAGGGCTCGGGGTCGGCATGTCGAGCGATGCCGATCCGGCACGGCTTACCGACCGCCTCGGCACGCGCTGGGCACTGGCCGAGACCTCGTTCAAGTTCCACGCCTCCTGCCGCCACACGCATCCCGCAGCCGATGCGTTGCTGCAGGTGATGACGCAGCACAAGCTGAAGCCTGCCGACGTGACCCGCGTGACCACGCACGTGCACCAGGGCGCCATCGACGTGCTGGGCCGCGTCACCGTGCCGGCCACGGTGCACCAGGGCAAGTTCTCGATGGGCACGGTGCTGGGCCTGATCGCGGTGCATGGCCGCGCCGGGCTCGGCGAATTCGACCGCGACTTTCTCGCACCCGAGGTGGCGGCGTTCCGCGACAAGGTGGCGATGCAGCTCGATGCGGAGGTCGACACCGCCTATCCCGCGCGCTGGATCGGCAAGGTCAGCGTCGAGACGGCGGATGGCCGCACGCTGCAGGGCCGTGTGGACGAACCCAAGGGCGACCCGGGCAACACCCTGAGCCGCGCCGAGATCGAGGACAAGATGCAGCGCCTCGCGCACTACGGCGAGGGCGCCACGGCCGACGAGGCCAAGGCGCTGTGCCAGCGCATCTGGCAATTGGCCGATGCCCCACGCGTGGAACGCTGGCTGCCCTGA
- the queF gene encoding NADPH-dependent 7-cyano-7-deazaguanine reductase QueF (Catalyzes the NADPH-dependent reduction of 7-cyano-7-deazaguanine (preQ0) to 7-aminomethyl-7-deazaguanine (preQ1) in queuosine biosynthesis): MSLDNIPPNPNTPEQSQLGRASAYADKYDPSLLFPIARATQREAMGIAAGALPFFGADLWTAFEVSWLNLRGKPQLAIAHFTIPCETPNIIESKSFKLYLNSFNSTAFASIDAVRDRMRTDLAEALWRGSDQSAGIGVKLLAPDLFDREPVHELDGLDLDRLDIECTHYQPAPELLSSDATQVHVNETLTSRLLKSNCLVTGQPDWGSVQIRYSGPPIDQAGLLAYIVSFRNHNEFHEPCAERMFTDIWSRCKPTKLAVYARYTRRGGLDINPFRTSWPQALPPNIRTARQ; the protein is encoded by the coding sequence ATGAGCCTGGACAACATCCCCCCTAACCCGAACACGCCCGAGCAGTCGCAACTGGGCCGTGCCTCGGCCTACGCGGACAAATACGACCCGTCGCTGCTTTTTCCGATTGCGCGCGCCACCCAGCGCGAGGCCATGGGCATCGCCGCCGGTGCGCTGCCCTTCTTCGGCGCCGATCTCTGGACTGCGTTCGAAGTGAGCTGGCTCAATCTGCGCGGCAAGCCGCAACTGGCCATCGCGCACTTCACCATCCCGTGCGAAACGCCCAACATCATCGAGAGCAAGTCGTTCAAGCTGTATCTCAACAGCTTCAACAGCACCGCTTTCGCGAGCATCGACGCCGTGCGTGACCGCATGCGCACCGACCTGGCCGAAGCGCTCTGGCGCGGCAGCGACCAGTCCGCCGGCATTGGCGTGAAGCTGCTCGCCCCCGACCTGTTCGACCGCGAGCCGGTGCACGAACTCGACGGGCTCGACCTCGACCGGCTCGACATCGAGTGCACGCACTACCAGCCCGCGCCCGAGCTGCTGTCGAGCGACGCCACGCAGGTGCACGTGAACGAAACCCTCACCAGCCGCCTGCTCAAGAGCAACTGCCTCGTCACCGGCCAGCCTGATTGGGGCAGTGTGCAGATCCGGTACAGCGGCCCACCGATCGACCAGGCGGGCCTGCTCGCGTATATCGTGAGCTTTCGCAATCACAACGAATTCCACGAACCCTGCGCCGAACGCATGTTCACGGACATCTGGAGCCGCTGCAAACCGACCAAGCTCGCGGTGTATGCGCGCTACACGCGGCGCGGCGGGCTCGACATCAATCCGTTCCGCACCAGTTGGCCGCAGGCGCTGCCACCGAACATCCGGACGGCGCGCCAGTAA
- a CDS encoding 2OG-Fe(II) oxygenase: MSQAISPELKEWLVSQLAAGHSVPTLRASMRAAGWQDAATDLALAQLEAGFPHVEVAKPKRTDMPGPNLEGAPLYIDAGDRRVQVLHTMQHPRVVVFGNLLSPEECEGLIAAARVRLARSLTVETRTGGEVLNVDRTSDGMFFERSENEIVTRLEQRIAVLLRWPVEFGEGLQILRYAPGAQYRPHYDYFDPGEPGTPTILKRGGQRVATLVMYLQEPEQGGATTFPDVGLEVAPVRGTGVFFSYDEPDPATRTLHGGAPVLAGEKWVATKWLREREFK; the protein is encoded by the coding sequence ATGTCACAGGCGATCAGTCCCGAGTTGAAGGAATGGCTGGTGTCGCAGCTCGCGGCAGGACATTCGGTGCCCACGCTGCGCGCCTCGATGCGCGCGGCCGGCTGGCAGGACGCGGCCACCGACCTCGCGCTGGCACAGCTCGAAGCCGGGTTTCCCCACGTGGAAGTGGCCAAGCCGAAGCGCACCGACATGCCCGGTCCCAACCTCGAAGGCGCGCCGCTCTACATCGATGCCGGCGACCGCCGCGTGCAGGTGCTGCACACCATGCAGCATCCGCGTGTCGTCGTCTTCGGCAACCTCTTGTCGCCCGAAGAGTGCGAAGGCCTGATTGCCGCGGCGCGGGTGCGGCTTGCGCGCTCGCTCACGGTCGAGACCCGCACCGGGGGCGAGGTGCTCAACGTCGACCGCACCAGCGACGGCATGTTCTTCGAGCGCAGCGAAAACGAGATCGTCACGCGCCTCGAGCAGCGCATTGCCGTGCTGCTGCGCTGGCCGGTGGAGTTCGGCGAAGGCCTGCAGATCCTGCGCTATGCGCCCGGCGCGCAGTACCGCCCGCACTACGACTACTTCGACCCCGGCGAGCCCGGCACGCCCACCATCCTCAAGCGCGGCGGCCAGCGTGTGGCCACGCTCGTGATGTACCTGCAGGAGCCCGAGCAGGGCGGCGCCACGACCTTCCCCGACGTGGGCTTGGAAGTGGCGCCCGTACGCGGCACCGGCGTGTTCTTCAGCTACGACGAACCCGACCCGGCCACGCGCACGCTGCATGGCGGTGCGCCCGTGCTGGCGGGCGAGAAGTGGGTGGCCACCAAGTGGCTGCGCGAACGCGAATTCAAATAG